GGCTATCACTTCTTTGAAGACTAAATTTGAAGAACTCATGGTGTTTAAAGGTATATTCGGATTTTTGTTGAGCTCAAGCACCCTAAAGTCATTAAATGATACTGAACTTGAAGAGCATTGCACCAAATTTGCAAACACTTTCTCTCATGATGGCCCATCTGATGTTGAGGTACATGATCTTATTTCTAAATTGAAGATTATGAAATTCACTTTGCTAGATGAAGTATTGTTTGCTATGGAGATTTTCGAGCATGTGAGAGAGGTGGATTGTTATCTTAATGTTTCCATTGGTTATAGAATATTATTTACTGTGTTTGTGACTGTTGCATCAGCAGAAAGAATCTTTTCAAAATTGAAATTATTGAAGAACTATTTGAGGCCAACAATGACTCAAGAAAGGTTAAATCATTTGGCGACTTTATGCATCAAGAAAAAGTATTGGTCGAGATTGATATCAATAGTATAATTGATGACTTTGTATCATGAAATGTCAGAAGGAATTTTTCTAGGTGATTTCAAGTGCAAGTAAGTGCTTATGATTATAATTTGTACTTATCATTTATAAATATTAATTAAATTATTATATATTGAAAGTcatctagagggggtgaataggcgaaacctaaaaattataaactttgaacacacactttacccggggttagggttagaaatgaattcagagtgcggaagatagttctactTGCAattagttgctcaatcaatgcggataactttgggagctaactcaaaacaatgtaagcaagagaactttagagagagaagagggaagaaacaaatcgaataGTGAAGATTAACACAAGTGGACAcggcgatttgtttcccgaggttcggttccaaagaacctactccccgttgaggaagccacaaaggccgggtctatttcaaccctttccctctctcaatcagtcATTTATACCGGtcaagtgcttcttcttaatcacacgggtcactacaaAACACTTATAAagattagagtgagaagaagaaagcaaccaagcaacaaaagaaacataagtcaccctctctcaagtcactaaacacttttgatcacttgacttgattttggaaCTTTGGAGAGGAATaaaggctttgattgtgtctttggagtgtattctttgctcttgtattgaatgaagagtgtgggatgcttggatggcttgaatggagatggttggggggtatttatggccccaaccactattctagtcgttAGCTCACTGTTCTGTCGACGggcacactggacagttcggtggtgcaccggacactccatTGTTCACTGTCCATGAGTGCCACGTCACCGACCGTTggagtttggagcggttgaccattgAAGTCTTCTGCCCTTTTGCTGCACcatacagtccggtggcacaccggacagtctggtgcaaccTGACGTTGCAGACTgtcttctgacttctgcgctgcaAACTATGCCGCAGtcagcacagtcgaccgttgggcgaagATAACCAtcattggacagtccggtggtacaccgaacagtccgatgaattttagtggacGAGCGTCGAGGATTCTCGAGAGCGGTCTGTTCGCGGAGTGCTCCAGCTCCAGCCAGGGCACCAGACAGTATCTGGTGCACATCGGGCAGTGTCTGGTGCGTCACAGGCTACAACAATCTTGTTTTGCTCCAAGTGTGTAGAATTTCCCCCAAGATCATTTTTTGTATGTttatgtgaactttatgcacctgagaaaaaatatccactaggcaaactagttagtccatatggtttgtgatggacgtgaaacaccaaaattaattatatgaAATATTGaggtcatttccctttcatataTCAGTTATTTTTTGCGTCAAATAATATTTTTATTGGTAGTTTAGTGATATATTTGTAAGAGTATATAAACAATTATATACATATAGAcacgtatgtatgtatgtatgtatgtatgtatgtatgtatgtatgtatggtcTCTATATAGACTTTCAGTCATGTCCTCCAAAACGTCAGGACCGACGTGGTTGCGCTGGTTTTTACCAGGGTAGAACACTTTGTTCTATCGCGGTGTAGTATATATTCCTCTCCTGCTCAGGCTCGAGAGAAAGCGATAGATGCTGCGCATGCATCAGGCGAGAATCCCGTCCGTATAGATTCGAGATGCGCTCCAATTGATCGGGAGCCAGCCATCTCCGCTGCGTTGGACCCATGCCCTGCTCTCTAGGTTGTGCACGGCAGCATGGCAGCGAGCGCGGGTGATGTCACGCGCGTAAACGGCGGCCCCGTCTCGACGCACGCACGGGGATGGAGCTAGAGGCCCGTCAGCTGGTCGCCCACCGCGGCGGCTGCCGGTGCCAACGCTGGACGTGTGGTGCGCCGGCGGTCGACACGCGCGGTGCAGGCACGGGACGCGTGGCGAGGCGCCGGCGCGGGACGGACGGGGCGGCGGCTTTCACCTTTCAGAGAGGGCGGAGGGCCGTCTGACTAGTCTCCACCTCGGAACTCAACGAAACGGCTGCGCGGTTGCTTGGGCCGCGGGACCGGGGGCTGATGCGATCACCGGTGGCGGTGGGCCGCCAGccactgccgctgccgctgccgccgccgccgcatggGCGATCTTCCGGGCCGGGGGGACGGTCGGGGAGCCATCAACTCAACTGCCAGACAAACAACATTATAATCCAGCCAAGCAGGTCAAAGATATTTCCCCAGAGGCCCACCCGCCAGTGACTGCTCTCTTGGTGGTTACCTATCGCTCGTCGACATGTGGCCCTTCGAAGCGCGGGCTTGCTCATGCACGTACGTACGAATTTCTGCCATTGATTCAAGGCCTGCACAACACACACAGAAGACAGGCATGGGAGCGTTCCCACTTTACGACGACAGTATAAATATTCATGCACACTATTGTCTGTTCATGTTAACATTTGGAAATTGTTTTTCAAAAGAACCTGTCGTTTACAAACTAAACGTTCTACTGAAATTATAATTACACCGTACCATTGTGTTTCTTACAACAAACCCCATATAATAATTTGGATTAAATTTTGTTAGCAGACATTTATTAATTCTTAGAGATCATAAAATATTCTTTTATCGAGTACAGACGATATTGTTAGCCCACCCCCCAAAAAAAACACAATTAATATTCTATAGAACTGGAATTGTGCAGCACTCCTTACAGCCTCCAGGGTCCAGCAACAATTTTCACGATAGAGCCCAGTGCCAGAAACACAGGTCCCGGGCTAGCCGCCCGCGCAGCAGCCCGCTAACTTGGCCAAAGAAGCACCGAGTATAATGAAATGGCTGAAAAAACAATTAAAAAAGCTAATTAAAGTATTGAAAAGGATAAAATGACTAGAAAACAGATGAAATGACTTAGGATGTCTAAGTCTAAACATCAGCCGATTAACAAGCACCAAGTAAGATGAAACGTCTCAAAATACTTGACATGACTTCAAATTAGTTGGGAAACTAAAGGACAGATAATAAACACCGAGTAAGACAAAATGTCTGAAAAACATATGAAACAGATTAAAATCAGTTGGAAAACTAATTAAATGACTGAATAAGGCAACATGACTGAAAATCATACCACCATGGTGGAGGACAGAGCCGACGGCTAGCAGAAGAACAGAGTCGAATAGAGACGGTGCAACAATGCAAAGCAAATGACATGTGGGCCATACCAACATGGACGGAgcaagaagaagaaaagaccTGCTACCGTGTTTGTTGCGAATCATTTTGTACCTAACAAATAACCTAACAGCGATTAAGGCTCATATTTTAAAAGTTTATAGACCAAAATGACACATGCCGACAAGTTTAAAGATTAGAAATGCATTTTACTCATTTATATTTGTTTAAGATTAGCGCAAGCTCAACTAAATCTAATAAAAGCAAATAGCCCTCCTACTGTGTTAAACCACCAGTTTCGTGCGTGACTTATGAAGCGTGTAGATCTATTCTTTTTCTCCGCTTTTCGTCTAACAATGAACCATTATACTGTAGATGGTTCTTGAGAAACCATCCAATACCAACACGATAGGATGACACACGTAGCGCGGCGCTCCTACACAGTATCACCTCGCTGGCTCATGTAGGACAAGCCACCAAGTGCCATATAAAAAAAATCGGTTCCTTTTCAACGCATACATTTCTCCGTCTTTTGGCTAAGATAAAGTATGATATTTGTTTTTATCGTTTAAATATTTGATATGTGGACTATACGTTCAGtttaatattaaatttattttataTGGGTACTAAATAATATGATTGTGTGTCGTTGTAACACACGCATATTGTAATAGTTGTCATTGACATGAGGATGTAAATAATTATACATTCCGTTTCTAACGCAGGAGCACGATTGCTAGTAGAGTTAAAAATAATTTCTAACTCAAATAACTTCAAAAAAAAAAATCAAAAATGGTTCCCTCCTGTTCTGTTCGGAATTGAGATGGTCCAATTTTGCAACGCAATGAAAGATGACATCATAAAACTATGGAAGACACCAGGAGAGACAACCTCTTTGTCTGTCGCTCCCTCGAGGAAATGTATGCCGTCCTAAATGCTGCAGGCAGAGAGAACTCCACTGAGGGCACATCAAACCGAGAAAGCGGCAATCGAAAACGATGCGTCGATGGCAAAAGCAAGAGCCTCCTCAAGCTGACAGAGTggccgcctgcctgcctgccgtaCAACTGTACGAGCTGCCGAGCACGGGGCAGGTAGCACCCAACAAAAGCGAGCGCAAAGCTGCCTGTCAGCGCGCCTGCTTCTCCTCACCCTCGACCCTCCCTCCCTTTCTTGCTAAAGCAAGCCGCCGCCGCTTCTGCTCCTGCAAGCTCTATATTTCCAGGCCTGCTACAGTGCACCCATCGCCAGCATGAAGAAGGCGGTGTCAGTGAGAGGAGGTGGGAAGGGAGGCACAGCCCCTACGGACCTCCTGGTCTGCTTCGCCGCTCGGCAGCACCTGGCGCTGATGCCCAAGCCCATCTGCAGTCCGTCTCGGGCCACCATGGACAAGGCAGCCGCCGCGCGCCGGCGCCAGCTCCAGCTCCAGCTGCCGGGCGCCAGCGCTGCTGCAGGTGGTGCGAGAGTGCGCGGCGGGAGTAGCCCGATGTTCCGGGGGTCCAAGGCGAAGCAGAGggcggaggaagaagaggagccgCAGTCGCCCAAGGTCACGTGCGCTGGCCAGATCAAGGTCAGCCGGCCCAAGAAGGTGAAGCCGGCCTCGACGGCAGCGGCGAAGCACAGTAGCGACGGCGCCGGCGGCGCCAGGAGCTGGCTCACCGTGATGGAGGAGATCGAGCGGCTTCACGGCCGCAGGAAGAAGGCGGGCTGGCTCGAGAACCTCGGGATCAGGCGGCACGCGCTGCCGTTCGTAGGCGGCGCGCTCCGGAGCCTACGGTCCAAGGCACGCTGCTTTGGTTCCCTCCATGCCGCGGCCGTGGACTCCTCCGTTGACTCCGACGGCAACGGCAATGGCAACGACGCGGCGGGGCGTGGAAGTGAGCGCGGAGCCGGAGGGAGCGCCGCGGCCAGCGTATTCTACAAGTGGCTCATGGTGCTCGAAGGCGACCAGGAGCCCCTGGAGCAAGACGAAACCAGGTACGACGAGGAATTCGGTCAGGGAGAAGACGTCGAGCGGCAGGTGGGAAAGGAGACGGACGAGGGCACGAACGGGCCGACGTCCGCGCCGCCGCCGAACGCGCTGCTGCTCATGCGCTGCCGCTCGGCGCCGGCGACTGGGCTGTCCATGTCCAGAAGGAGGACGTGTGAGCAGTTGGCTGGCGTGGTCGAACAAGGGAAAGGGGCCGCGGGCGGCGTGCCGGGAGACGCTGAAACAGAGGAGGACAAGGAGGAGCTGGCGTTCACGTGCACAGCGCCCGGCTTCATGAAGCTGTCACTGGACATCGCCAAGGAGACGTGGGTCGTCGGTGGCCGGGACCCGATCGCGAGGAGCCGGAGCTGGAAGAGGTGACCGCCAACGCCAAGGCGCCAACATGCGCCGCATGCGCGACGCCGACGAGGATGACGTGGAGGCGGAACCCATCGTGCTGCCTTGTACAGATCGCTTCACTAATTTCTGTGCTGGAACATATATAAACTCATGTTTCGTAAATGTTTGAGTTTTAATCTTTGCATTCGTCCGCAAGATCCTCGTGAAATCACGCAAGTTTTTTTGTTCAAAACATAAAAGTTTGGAGTCCCGACTCCCGACCGTGCTACCTGCCGAgaattttcttttccttttgaaATAGGAGTGATAACAGACGCTCTGCTCAAATATACTCTTTCAAAGTAGATGAGATGCCATGAGTCTAAAAAACTATCTAAATCATAGCTAAAGTGTACTCCAACCCAAAATAAATATCGTTCTTTAATTTTGATTATATATATAATATTAATGTTTATAGTATATACTTAGTATCTAATATGATTAAATAGACCAATGAATCAATTTTTATAATAAACTTATTTAGAGATATAAATGTTGCTAATATATATTATAAATCTAACCAAATTTCAGAAAATTTGATCTATATAAATACCATAAGAACATTTATTTTTGGATAGAGAAGTATATTTTCAACCAGAGAGTAGAAACTGATGCCACTAATGTAAGGCCGTCTTCAACAACCTTGCATATCCAACCTCCTatttaagggtctgtttggttgagctgtggctgtgaaaaaagctgttgtgtgctgtgaaaaaagctgttgtgggctgtgagcttttaaaaaactaaaaattatttggtggaaaccactaaaaattgttaaaagttcttcgatatatgttttcacagttttaTCTGAAAGCCATTAAAAACAAGTTCAGTTGTGCTTTCAATTTTGCACTCCGAGAAAGTCGGATTTTAAAAAAAAAACTGTTTcgtggatccagccctttggtttggcttttggcttttaggaggCAAAAGTTAAAGCCAAAAGCTAAACTAAATACACCATAAAACTCCAATCTATAAACATTGCAGACGCAGTGCAAAACAATATTTTCCATGATCATATGCACGATATGCTGGCTACATGCTAAGTGTGTCAGCGTGTGGCCTGAGATGGAAACAGATCATATTCACATGAAATAAATCTGGATCTCACTTTTTATCATTTTGTAATTTGACTATGAatacaaacacacacacacacacacacatatatatatatatatatatatatatatatatatatatatatatatatatatatatatatatatatatatatatatatatatatatatatgaatatgGATACAAAATGGATGTCTCAAATTAGGATTTCTATTCAGATAGATACTCAAATCAAAGTGTATATCGTTAAATTTAACATATATAAAAAAATTACTACCAAGTTCATCATTAATCAAAGTAACTAAATGAAGGTACACATCAAATAATTGCTAATGTCGAAGTAAACTAAATTACAATATATAATATTTAATAAAATAATAGGTcaatcgaagaaattcaaataaaaatATTAGAGAACAAATAGTCATTATGTTTTATTAATATTCTCAAAATCGTAAAACCATTACACAAATAGAGGCTAGAGTTTTTTTTTTGTAAAACATAGACAAGAATATCTCATAAAAATAACATGGCTGTCAATAATTATTTAATAATAAGATATTTCAATTAATAAATCAATATCATATGTGTATAAATAATTATCATGAAACTATAAATTGTATAAAATAATGTACTCCAATAAATAAATAAGCTAAAGTGTTAAAATAATTTATACCAACAAATAAAATAAGTTTAAACTTCATAAAAATACTAAAATTAGTTAATCTTTATGTGCCATTAATAATTTTAAATTAATACTAAAAAATATTAATAGACACGTCATTAGTAATAATAAAATTAAATATTTTGCCACTCTTTACGAAGAGAACTTTTAAATAGGTTCATGATATTTTGTTTTCTTTGTGGATACGAATACTATCGTTCAAATACAGATTTAGAATCAGACGCAGAAAACACTCAAAATGAATATGAAAAATATTCATTTAGTATTCATATTAAGATCCGTTCCAAACCTCTAGAACCAATAGGTAGCACTAAAACTAGCTAACAACTTATTATCTAACTAACAATTAGCTCTAGAGGTTTAGAATATGGTCTAAATAGATATGAATATGGATATCTAAATTAGAAGTTTTGCGGACATCACATAATTCGAatctattccattttccatccctACAGCTTGGCAACGAAGAATAGATTGTTTTATGTCGCAGGCCTGCAGGTTGCAGCGTCAAGACTCAAGAATCTACTCATCGGGTTCCAAGGCAATGCAAACCATAGTTTAACCCCAACGTACAACAGGTGGCCACCAGCGTCACAGTAAGCAGGCCATCAACATTTAACAAGGCAAAAATCATCATAAGATCACGCCGGCTAAGCCTAAATTGCAGGCGTCAGCTTACACCAAACGCACGAGCACACGGGACTATAAAATAAAACAAAAGGTGCTACAGCTAACACTGGTCCACTACTACTGCACAACAGGCTTAACTCTACTCACTCCAGTGGCAAAAGGAGGCTCTCACACGATGTCAACACCTAGCTAGGCCCTAGAACAAACACAACCGCGAATATGAAATGAGGATGGCGAGGCCCTCGGCCTCGGGCAGGCATAATGGCAGCAGGTGGCTGCTGTCGTGCCGGCGGGTAGACAAAAAGCACGTATCGAGTACTACCTGCAAGCAAAGGGGAAAGCCGAAAGCGAGGTGGCATTCCGTGCGTCCCATGGAAAAGCGAGTTCGGACACGAATCAAAAGCGACGATATAGATCTACTACCGACATAACATGGACAGCGCTGTCACGCCTCACAATCGTTTACCTGTTCAGCATCCAGAGGAGAGAGCAAAGCAGGTTCATGAATCTGTGCTAACAACCTGGTAAGTCTGTAGGTCATATGCCTCATCCAATGCAGCAGGTTAATGTTTGCTGGAAATTGTAAGATCATTCTCATCTCGCAGAATTGTAAGTGATCTGGAACTGCCAGGAGACTTCGTCGCAAGAAGACCATTCTGTACAGTTAAGCTCAGATCTGACACAACAAGAGCGAGAATAGGAGAACTTGAATCGGTTGGTTGCAGGCAGAGCTGAATGGCCAGCCCACTGTGAGTCACGCCCTTCTGTGAGGGCTATGCAACAGGCGAGGAGGTGCTTCACGGCAAGATTggaaaactgctgatgctgccatACTGGAAAAAAATTGTAGTAAACTTGTGTTGGCTTATACGACATAAAAagacatttacataatataacttGATGTGCAGGATATACTGAAATCAATACAAGACAAGAAATAGCTTGGAAATTCAGCGTGTTTGAATTGTGATCAGGAATTCAGGATTAAACCATTAATCAAAAGAACGCAACAATAAGAACAGATTGCTTTTCAGGTCTGTAAGATGAAGAGATGAACTGTGGattgaaatatatatatatggtagGCAGATAACACGAAGAATTTGTTACTAGAACGGTACAATCATGTGGGTTTCATATTAATAACTCGCTATCAGAGGAAATACCATTTCCACTTCAAAAAGTTTCTAATAAGATAAAAGGTTGGAACATAAGGCCAAATATTAACAATGCAGCTATTGTTTTACTTTCAGGTAGGAAAAAGGCTTGCAAATTTATAAACATGCATAGCTTTGCTTTTGTATCACAAAGTGCAATCAACAAAAAATTAGATAGTACACCAAGTGCCAATACCCGCTAGACTAATTTGTTGATGAGGCAGATGCTTTCTGAACCTCTGTTGTTATAGCCTCAGCAAGGTCTGATGCCTCGTACTCACTTCCAAAGCACCTTACTGTCTCCAAGCATGGATCTAGCAAGTACCTGTAACTTCAGATGGTCAATGTCTGGAAACGTAAATCAACATTGGCAATGTGCACAATATGCACTTACATATTGTGAGAGCTTTCTATAAGATAGTCCTGACCAACTTCCTCTACTCTTTTAAAGAAAACACGGTACTCCTGAGCTATCTGTCTTACTGCACTGATGGGACCTGTTAGTCCTACTATTCTTGGGTCAAACTCTGCAGTTAAAATGAGGTGAATCATCAGTTGCAGCATAGCCTAAAATCTCGATTTCTGAACCCAGTAGCAGAATACCTTACCAGTAAGGTATGCCTTAAGCTGAGCAGGTGAATCACGTTGTGGATCAATTGTGACAAAGAGTGGTGTAATATTGATATCGTACTTTGACTCTAGTAAAAAAAACAAATCAAGCACCATAAGCAATTATGAAGACCGTAAATTAATAATGCACATGGATGAATCAGAAACTTATTCATTGCAAGCCAATTATAGTCTACTGTAAATTTTCTGAAGTAGCTGGTCACAGATTTGACACTGACTGACAGAAGTCAAGACAGTAAGTGCACTAGCATAATAGTGAAAACACCATTACAAGTCACTTTTAAGCAAAAGATAATATATATATTTGGAAACAGCTATGAAAGGTTGCAGAGCAAGTGAATAAACGGGGGACATAAGCCAGTTTCTGTATAAAATGAGTTTTTAACCTTCAAACTGAATATGATAAACTAAACATGCACATGCACAGACAACATACAGAAGGTCATATTCATGTAACTACATAAGCTGCTAATCACAAAATGAGTAAAGGTAAAATACACAGGATAGTGAACAAATTTAATACATAGTGTGCCATGAAATATGTATTCCTGAGAAAGAAGGGTGAAATAGCAATGTACCTAACAGTTTAACAACATCAGCTATCTTCTGAACTTCAGCTGGACCCACATCTGGGCATGATGTATAGCCAAAGTACATCAGATTCCACTTTCCCCGAAGCTTTGATTCAGTCACCTCACTGTTTTCTGTATCATACAGCTTAAATGGCCCTCCTATTGCAGGTCTATTGGTAGTACATCTTTTGGGAACATTGGTCTGTCCTGGTACTTTAGCTGAAAATACCATGATATGAAACGCAAAACAGCAACAGAGAATACAACTATTAGAAAACTAAAGTATCAATTTAAACCACTTGTTTGAGATGAGGTACTATTCGCCACTAAGACTTGTTTTCATGCAGTTTCTATTCTTTTTCTCtaataaaaaaattaaaattgTACCAGCAATTTGCAAAAAGCAGGAATGGTAACTCCAAGATGTCATGTACACCATAATTAACATTGACACAGTGTGATAACAAACTTATCACGAGAGCAAACTACATCATCAAGTTCCACGAGACGTCCAAGCATACATAAATTGAATCTGCATACCACGATATGGCATTTCATCCAGCTGAACTATTATTACTATTTAATCTATACAAGTTAGCAAGTACTCCATAGGTTCCAAATTATAAGTCATTTTGACTTTTCTAGGTACATTTGTTCATGCTATACATC
This portion of the Zea mays cultivar B73 chromosome 2, Zm-B73-REFERENCE-NAM-5.0, whole genome shotgun sequence genome encodes:
- the LOC100384489 gene encoding uncharacterized protein LOC100384489 → MKKAVSVRGGGKGGTAPTDLLVCFAARQHLALMPKPICSPSRATMDKAAAARRRQLQLQLPGASAAAGGARVRGGSSPMFRGSKAKQRAEEEEEPQSPKVTCAGQIKVSRPKKVKPASTAAAKHSSDGAGGARSWLTVMEEIERLHGRRKKAGWLENLGIRRHALPFVGGALRSLRSKARCFGSLHAAAVDSSVDSDGNGNGNDAAGRGSERGAGGSAAASVFYKWLMVLEGDQEPLEQDETRYDEEFGQGEDVERQVGKETDEGTNGPTSAPPPNALLLMRCRSAPATGLSMSRRRTCEQLAGVVEQGKGAAGGVPGDAETEEDKEELAFTCTAPGFMKLSLDIAKETWVVGGRDPIARSRSWKR
- the LOC100282683 gene encoding SCO1 protein, which produces MLTPRVLKASLLRCLRATAELPPLRRPRILPVRVYHSRGYSSGGSSKYDRPMRQFSEQNESTSQPLIYYIAPSALLAFAGIATFVHYNDERRAVPFAKVPGQTNVPKRCTTNRPAIGGPFKLYDTENSEVTESKLRGKWNLMYFGYTSCPDVGPAEVQKIADVVKLLESKYDINITPLFVTIDPQRDSPAQLKAYLTEFDPRIVGLTGPISAVRQIAQEYRVFFKRVEEVGQDYLIESSHNMYLLDPCLETVRCFGSEYEASDLAEAITTEVQKASASSTN